The genomic interval CCTGATCATTGATGATGTAGGATATTTTTTCTTCGTCAAGAATCTTTATTATTTCATCAATTGACTTAAACTTTAGTCTTGCAAATCTTGCTGGAGAAAATTGCTTGCGTAAAGAATCTTCATTATTTGAAAGATATGCCCTAAAAGAGATTTCAGAATTTCCTTCTAAGAGTTCTTTGAAATAAACAAGATGCCTTTCATCTACCATATCTGCCTCCTGTACTTCTTGAGCTTTTGGGTATATTATGGTCACGCATCATTTTTTTTGATCCATCCGTCAGAATGAATATCAAAATGTAATGCATTGGTGATATCTGCAATCTGTCGAACCAATTAATCCAGATCTCTAGCCCAACTAACTAACTCTTCATCTTCAAAATTATATGGATTTTTGTAAATATTAGAGTAATAGTATTCAGAATCCAATAAATTTCTAATTTTATTGAAAACATTATTGGTGGCATGAAATCCATTGCTGATGGGAGCGGTGAAGGCAAGTGAACCATTATGAAATCCATCTAAAGAACCCGAAAGCTCTCGCTTGACTATAGATTCAGCTGCTTTTATCTTTTCTTTGATAGGCTGTTCGTTGTAAATTTGAAT from Paenibacillus sp. FSL K6-3182 carries:
- a CDS encoding DUF4265 domain-containing protein, with the translated sequence MEDKLTLIKVIADTNSQGTVLEELPAEYLSDQKFKLCASPGLALGLAKGDTIKLHPSGDFELIKHGGNFCIQIYNEQPIKEKIKAAESIVKRELSGSLDGFHNGSLAFTAPISNGFHATNNVFNKIRNLLDSEYYYSNIYKNPYNFEDEELVSWARDLD